Proteins encoded together in one Fibrobacter sp. UWH4 window:
- a CDS encoding HD-GYP domain-containing protein gives MHDIGKMGISDSVLGKPGKLTDDEFSIIKQHSVISAKILMQSNYTHELVQIVLHHHERYDGRGYPEGLKGEEIPIGARIIAIADSVDAMTSKRVYRDALSLEYCRNEIEKNLGVMYDPAIGKVVLDHWNEVADLLMKLQSGRPKIVNRSN, from the coding sequence TTGCATGATATTGGCAAGATGGGTATTAGCGACAGTGTTCTTGGCAAGCCTGGTAAGCTAACGGATGATGAATTCTCGATCATTAAGCAACACTCGGTGATTAGCGCCAAGATTCTGATGCAGTCCAACTACACCCACGAACTTGTGCAGATAGTATTGCATCACCATGAACGTTACGATGGTCGCGGTTACCCCGAAGGCTTGAAGGGTGAAGAAATTCCTATCGGAGCCCGTATCATTGCAATTGCGGACTCTGTTGACGCAATGACCAGCAAGCGCGTTTACCGCGATGCTTTGTCGTTGGAATACTGCCGCAATGAAATCGAAAAGAACCTGGGCGTGATGTACGATCCTGCCATTGGCAAAGTGGTGCTAGATCATTGGAACGAGGTCGCAGACTTGCTCATGAAACTGCAGAGCGGTCGCCCGAAAATCGTCAATCGCTCCAATTGA
- a CDS encoding citrate synthase: MSDNAILSYNGKSIELPVVEGAENEHGLDICKLRKETGLVTLDYGYLNTGSTRSAITYVDGEKGILRYRGYSIEDLAEKATFPETAWLLIYGELPTQQQLARFRTLLTENALLHENLLHFFRQMPPSAHPMGILSSIVNAVGLFTPRFYDDENIADVFDLTTASLISKIRTIAAFSYKASIGEPFVYPEAERSYCSNFLNMMFSSKARSYHPDPIMEKALNTLLIVHADHEQNCSTSTVRMVGSSHANLYASICAGICALWGPLHGGANQAVLETLLRIQQSGMTIDQVMAKAKDKNDPFRLSGFGHRVYKSYDPRAKVLKKLMYQVFEREHFHDPLLDIALKLEEAALKDDYFIERKLYPNVDFYSGILYRAMGIPTNMLTVMFAIGRLPGWIAHWKEMHDDPNSKINRPRQIYTGHTARPWIDRDKR; the protein is encoded by the coding sequence ATGTCCGACAACGCCATTTTAAGTTACAACGGAAAGAGCATCGAGCTCCCTGTTGTTGAAGGTGCTGAAAACGAACACGGTCTCGACATCTGCAAACTCCGCAAGGAAACCGGCCTGGTAACCTTGGATTACGGCTACCTGAACACCGGTAGCACCCGCAGCGCCATCACTTACGTGGACGGCGAAAAGGGAATTCTGCGTTACCGCGGCTACAGCATCGAAGACCTTGCCGAAAAGGCAACCTTCCCCGAAACCGCCTGGCTCCTGATTTACGGTGAACTGCCGACTCAGCAGCAGCTCGCGCGATTCCGTACGTTGTTGACCGAAAACGCCCTCCTCCACGAAAACCTTCTGCACTTCTTTAGGCAGATGCCGCCGAGCGCCCACCCGATGGGCATCCTCAGCTCCATCGTGAACGCCGTGGGTCTGTTTACGCCGCGTTTCTACGACGACGAAAACATCGCCGACGTGTTCGACCTCACGACCGCGAGCCTGATTTCGAAGATCCGCACGATTGCCGCCTTCTCTTACAAGGCAAGCATCGGCGAACCGTTCGTGTACCCCGAAGCGGAACGCAGCTACTGCAGCAACTTCCTGAACATGATGTTCAGCAGCAAGGCCCGTTCCTACCATCCGGATCCGATTATGGAAAAGGCGCTGAACACGCTTCTGATTGTTCACGCCGACCACGAACAGAACTGCTCTACCTCTACCGTGCGTATGGTGGGCAGCTCTCACGCTAACTTGTACGCAAGTATCTGTGCAGGCATTTGCGCCTTGTGGGGTCCGCTTCATGGCGGTGCAAACCAGGCCGTGCTCGAAACGCTCCTGCGCATTCAGCAGAGTGGCATGACCATTGACCAGGTGATGGCAAAGGCCAAGGACAAGAACGACCCGTTCCGTCTTTCCGGCTTCGGCCACCGCGTCTACAAGAGCTACGACCCGCGCGCGAAGGTCTTGAAGAAGCTCATGTACCAGGTGTTCGAACGCGAACACTTCCACGACCCGCTTCTGGACATTGCGCTCAAGCTCGAAGAAGCCGCCCTCAAGGACGACTACTTTATCGAACGCAAGCTCTACCCGAACGTGGACTTCTACTCGGGCATTCTCTACCGCGCCATGGGCATTCCGACGAACATGCTTACGGTGATGTTCGCCATCGGCCGACTCCCCGGCTGGATTGCCCACTGGAAAGAAATGCACGACGATCCGAATTCCAAGATCAACCGTCCGCGCCAGATCTACACGGGCCATACCGCCCGCCCCTGGATCGACCGCGATAAAAGGTAA
- a CDS encoding aminotransferase class I/II-fold pyridoxal phosphate-dependent enzyme — translation MNYNPLAQALNAELSANGCKVLDMLSEQGKAIFFPRKGILGQGAEAKGSEINATIGTALEDDGSPLVLDCVLKSLNLPKQSFLYAPSFGNPDLRKEWKKQVIIKNPTLANKNFSTPVVTCALTHAISCAGYLFLDAGDEVIIPDLYWDNYELVFENARGAKIKTFNTFKNGGFDTEALKAALENSKGDKKVVLLNFPNNPTGYTATETEAVEIAKILTECAAKGNKVVALLDDAYFGLVYEEGVTKESLFVKLVDAHENLLAVKLDGPTKEDYVWGFRVGFMSFGFKGATEAQLKAMEDKAAGTVRGNISNGPSISQRILLAAYQSPEYALQKAEKYATLKKRYDIIKEVLAAHPEYKEAFDPMPCNSGYFMCIKPKGVDAEQLREKLIKDYSTGTIMLSGLIRLAFSAVPTEKLPKLFDNIYNCIMEMKS, via the coding sequence ATGAACTACAATCCTTTAGCACAGGCTCTGAATGCAGAACTTTCTGCAAACGGCTGCAAAGTTCTCGACATGCTCTCTGAACAGGGCAAGGCGATTTTCTTCCCCCGCAAGGGAATCCTCGGCCAGGGCGCCGAAGCCAAGGGCTCCGAGATCAACGCTACGATTGGCACCGCCCTCGAAGACGACGGCTCTCCGCTCGTGCTGGATTGCGTTCTCAAGTCCCTGAATCTGCCCAAACAGTCCTTCCTGTATGCCCCGAGCTTCGGTAACCCGGACCTCCGCAAGGAATGGAAGAAGCAGGTCATCATCAAGAACCCGACGCTTGCAAACAAGAACTTCAGCACGCCGGTCGTGACCTGCGCCCTCACCCACGCCATCAGCTGCGCCGGCTACCTGTTCCTCGACGCCGGTGACGAAGTGATTATCCCGGACCTGTACTGGGACAACTACGAGCTCGTGTTCGAAAACGCCCGCGGCGCCAAGATCAAGACCTTCAACACCTTCAAGAACGGCGGTTTCGATACCGAAGCCTTGAAGGCCGCTTTGGAAAACAGCAAGGGCGACAAGAAGGTCGTGCTCCTGAACTTCCCGAACAACCCGACCGGCTACACCGCTACCGAAACCGAAGCCGTTGAAATCGCCAAGATCCTCACCGAATGTGCCGCCAAGGGCAACAAAGTGGTGGCCCTCCTCGACGATGCCTACTTCGGACTGGTGTACGAAGAAGGCGTGACCAAGGAATCCCTGTTCGTCAAACTCGTGGACGCTCACGAAAACCTCCTCGCCGTCAAGCTCGACGGCCCGACCAAGGAAGACTACGTATGGGGCTTCCGCGTGGGCTTCATGAGCTTTGGTTTCAAGGGTGCAACCGAAGCCCAACTCAAGGCCATGGAAGACAAGGCCGCCGGCACCGTCCGCGGTAACATCTCGAATGGCCCTTCCATCAGCCAGAGGATTTTGCTTGCCGCTTACCAGAGCCCGGAATACGCCCTGCAGAAGGCCGAAAAGTACGCGACCCTCAAGAAGCGCTACGACATCATCAAGGAAGTCCTCGCCGCCCATCCGGAATACAAGGAAGCTTTCGACCCGATGCCGTGCAACAGCGGTTACTTTATGTGCATCAAGCCGAAGGGCGTCGATGCAGAACAACTCCGCGAAAAGCTCATCAAGGATTACAGCACGGGCACCATCATGCTTTCTGGCCTGATCCGCCTCGCATTCTCTGCCGTGCCGACCGAAAAGCTTCCCAAGCTCTTCGACAATATCTATAATTGCATCATGGAAATGAAATCGTAG
- a CDS encoding RNA helicase, whose amino-acid sequence MSENAPKRLKDFLPQTPFNAGEGAETLLDAFMAWAESRGTTLYPAQEEAILELLDGKNVILNTPTGSGKSMVALALHFDSLAHGRRSVYTCPIKALVNEKWMALCKEFGAENVGLSTGDATVNHNAPILCCTAEILSNMALNEGEKLTITDVVMDEFHYYSDKERGVAWQVPLLTLPQARFLLMSATVGATEFFERDMTKHTGRESVTVRSSQRPVPLDFSYSETEISNTVQKLVSGGKAPVYVVHFTQAAAATNAQNFMSLDLCTKEEKQAINDAIKEVRFSSPYGPEVKRWLKQGIGLHHAGLLPKYRILCEKLAQKGLLKVICGTDTLGVGVNVPIRTVLFTQLCKYSGDKTAILTARDFHQIAGRAGRKGFDDIGYVVAQAPEHVIENLKLEAKTKQTGKKFQKKKPPEHGYVPFDESTYKRLIAASPEPLTSSFQVSHGMLLNILSRPTDGCTAMRNLLKDCHESIASKKKLQHRAFQLFKSLVKKNIIEFVTPIAPGYSKLRVNMDLQDDFSMNQPLSLYLVDTLPKLDRESPEYALDVITLCESIVENPDAILRIQQNKARNARLDELKAQGIEFNQRMEELEKVEYPKPLRDFIYDTFNAFAEEHPWVDVNIEPKSIVREMFENFSTFSGYVKQYGLQRMEAILLRHINGVYKVLSQTVPDGYKNEELLDMQDYLGDMIRRTDSSLLEEWEKMAHPEDYQKRMEAAGATELETAFGADKVAADITYDKKRFIVMVRQRIFQLMSALQKQAYGDVLDMLADDLAEGQMLEDGDGKPWTENGLMEIMAAYTAEHHKFRLDVEGRSLHHTIITYEGDIMHVQQMLQDEEDFNDWSIDFDVNLAECRDAGMPLLKMTRIGEV is encoded by the coding sequence ATGAGTGAAAACGCCCCCAAACGCCTAAAAGATTTCTTGCCCCAAACCCCATTTAACGCCGGCGAAGGCGCCGAGACCCTGTTGGATGCGTTTATGGCATGGGCGGAATCCCGCGGCACCACACTCTACCCCGCCCAGGAAGAAGCCATTTTGGAGCTTTTGGACGGCAAAAACGTCATCTTGAACACACCCACGGGCTCCGGCAAATCGATGGTCGCCTTGGCCCTCCATTTCGACAGCTTGGCCCATGGACGCCGAAGCGTCTACACCTGCCCCATCAAGGCGCTGGTCAACGAAAAATGGATGGCGCTCTGCAAGGAATTCGGTGCCGAGAATGTAGGACTTTCGACAGGTGATGCAACCGTAAACCACAATGCACCGATACTCTGTTGTACCGCAGAAATTCTCTCCAACATGGCGCTGAACGAAGGCGAAAAGCTCACCATTACCGACGTGGTCATGGACGAGTTCCACTACTATTCCGACAAGGAACGCGGCGTCGCTTGGCAAGTTCCGTTACTCACGCTTCCGCAGGCAAGATTTTTGCTCATGAGCGCAACCGTCGGCGCCACCGAATTTTTCGAACGCGACATGACGAAGCATACGGGCCGCGAGTCGGTGACGGTAAGGTCTTCGCAGCGTCCGGTTCCACTCGATTTCAGCTATTCCGAAACCGAAATTTCGAACACGGTGCAAAAGCTTGTGTCGGGCGGCAAGGCACCCGTCTATGTGGTGCATTTTACGCAGGCCGCCGCGGCGACCAACGCCCAGAATTTCATGAGCTTGGACCTCTGCACTAAAGAAGAAAAGCAAGCCATTAACGACGCCATCAAGGAAGTCCGATTCAGCAGCCCCTACGGCCCCGAAGTCAAGCGCTGGCTCAAGCAGGGCATCGGCCTGCACCATGCGGGACTTTTGCCCAAGTACCGCATTCTCTGCGAAAAACTTGCGCAAAAGGGCCTGCTTAAAGTCATTTGCGGCACGGACACATTGGGCGTCGGCGTGAATGTTCCCATTCGAACGGTGCTTTTCACGCAACTCTGCAAGTACAGCGGCGACAAGACGGCGATCCTGACCGCCCGCGATTTCCACCAGATTGCAGGCCGCGCAGGCCGCAAGGGGTTCGACGACATCGGCTACGTAGTGGCGCAGGCTCCCGAGCATGTGATCGAGAACCTGAAACTCGAGGCCAAAACCAAGCAGACTGGCAAAAAATTCCAGAAAAAGAAACCGCCCGAACACGGCTACGTTCCCTTTGACGAAAGCACCTACAAGCGATTGATAGCAGCTTCGCCGGAACCGCTAACATCCAGTTTCCAGGTGAGTCACGGAATGCTTTTGAACATTCTGAGCCGCCCTACGGACGGCTGCACCGCCATGCGCAACCTGCTCAAGGATTGCCACGAAAGTATCGCAAGCAAAAAGAAATTGCAACACCGTGCTTTTCAGCTTTTCAAGAGCCTCGTCAAGAAGAATATCATTGAATTTGTGACACCGATTGCGCCCGGCTACAGCAAACTCCGCGTCAACATGGACTTGCAAGACGACTTTTCCATGAACCAGCCGCTTTCGCTGTACCTGGTCGATACGCTCCCGAAACTGGACCGCGAAAGCCCCGAATACGCCCTCGATGTCATTACTTTGTGCGAAAGCATTGTGGAAAATCCGGATGCAATCCTCCGCATTCAGCAGAACAAGGCGCGTAACGCCCGCCTCGACGAACTCAAGGCGCAGGGCATTGAATTCAACCAGCGCATGGAAGAACTCGAAAAAGTTGAGTACCCCAAGCCGCTTCGCGATTTCATTTACGACACCTTCAACGCCTTTGCCGAAGAACACCCTTGGGTCGACGTGAATATCGAACCCAAGAGCATCGTGCGCGAAATGTTCGAAAATTTCAGCACCTTTAGCGGCTACGTGAAGCAGTACGGCCTGCAGCGCATGGAAGCAATTCTACTCCGGCATATCAACGGCGTTTACAAGGTGCTCAGCCAGACGGTTCCCGACGGCTACAAGAACGAAGAGCTCCTCGACATGCAGGACTACCTCGGCGACATGATTCGTCGCACCGACTCGAGCCTGCTCGAAGAATGGGAAAAGATGGCGCACCCCGAAGACTACCAGAAGCGCATGGAAGCCGCAGGCGCCACGGAACTCGAGACCGCCTTCGGGGCCGACAAGGTGGCCGCCGACATCACCTACGACAAGAAACGCTTTATCGTCATGGTACGCCAGCGCATCTTCCAGCTTATGTCCGCTTTGCAGAAGCAGGCCTATGGCGATGTGCTCGACATGCTCGCCGATGACCTCGCCGAAGGGCAGATGCTCGAGGACGGCGACGGAAAGCCTTGGACCGAAAACGGCCTCATGGAAATCATGGCCGCCTATACCGCAGAACACCACAAGTTCCGTCTCGATGTCGAAGGCCGCTCGTTGCACCATACGATTATCACCTACGAAGGTGATATCATGCACGTGCAGCAGATGCTGCAAGACGAAGAAGACTTTAACGACTGGAGCATCGATTTCGATGTGAATCTTGCCGAATGCCGCGACGCGGGCATGCCGCTCCTTAAAATGACCCGTATCGGCGAAGTGTAA
- a CDS encoding polysaccharide biosynthesis tyrosine autokinase, with product MATKKKEDTDLGELLKELAKNWPIMVPIMLLAGIIGVFVAMWVRPVYQVDALLQIESKNSKPSGMMGSLGALFATSSPAETEMELIKSRQVMGAAVEKMRLDLVADPQSKLDRLMHKEGRLELSNFNVPWNNVPKEKRNLPWTVVAKDSLGNFELFDQDKKLVLTGSAGQTYHFTYAGDTASFGIFRAEVRPGQTFSVYKLKRLDAIEKFRGAFNVSEKGKKTGILEFSYQDIYPDRGVEILNEVASSYLRQNVEERNAEAQKTLEFLEKQLPDVKAQMDSSLMNLNTYRNRVGSVDINAETQLVLQRRMKLQQDILALQQRKQEAIRLFHSEHPTVKTLEDQEDALRRELAGTSSEVKKLPATQQEVLKLQNQVELTKVMYTTMLNNIQQLRLVSAGEVGSVRIIDFAEQVTVPTKPKKKVILCVALFLGFLLGATIVSIKSKFSSGVKSANFIEKETGFTVYAKVPKGNPKGTKGTRPLAVVEPDDVAVESLRALRSSLEFSMMDEGGSIIGVSGLIPGVGKSFISVNLAALFAGLGKKVLLIDADLRKGRLHKEFGIKRGDGLSQILLRKVEPEDVIFPTEVENLFVIPCGNVPANPAELLGSKHYSEIINKFKQEYDLVIVDTPPIMLVTDAALACHVADQIVMVIEFNKHSIEAIKDGMSQILKGNPQAHASIVINKYEHSRTEGYGYKYGKY from the coding sequence ATGGCTACGAAGAAAAAAGAAGATACCGATCTTGGAGAACTTTTAAAGGAACTGGCCAAAAACTGGCCCATTATGGTTCCTATTATGCTACTCGCCGGCATCATCGGCGTATTTGTCGCGATGTGGGTGAGACCGGTTTATCAGGTGGATGCGCTTCTGCAAATCGAATCTAAAAATAGCAAGCCCTCGGGAATGATGGGTAGCCTCGGCGCTTTGTTTGCGACAAGTAGTCCCGCCGAAACTGAAATGGAACTAATCAAGAGCCGTCAGGTGATGGGCGCTGCCGTTGAAAAAATGCGCCTTGACCTAGTCGCAGATCCTCAAAGCAAACTGGACCGTCTCATGCACAAAGAAGGCCGCCTAGAGCTGAGCAACTTCAATGTGCCCTGGAACAACGTCCCTAAAGAAAAACGTAATCTGCCCTGGACCGTCGTCGCCAAGGATTCCCTAGGCAACTTTGAGCTCTTCGACCAAGACAAAAAATTGGTCCTCACAGGAAGTGCTGGGCAAACCTATCATTTCACTTATGCCGGCGATACGGCCTCTTTCGGAATTTTCCGTGCCGAGGTTCGCCCCGGTCAAACATTCTCCGTATACAAACTCAAGCGCCTCGACGCTATCGAAAAATTTCGTGGAGCGTTCAACGTTTCCGAAAAAGGCAAGAAAACAGGAATCCTTGAATTTTCGTACCAGGATATTTATCCGGACCGCGGTGTAGAAATTTTGAACGAGGTTGCATCTTCTTACTTGCGACAGAATGTCGAGGAACGCAATGCGGAGGCCCAAAAGACCCTGGAATTCCTCGAAAAACAGCTTCCCGATGTCAAGGCCCAGATGGATTCGTCCCTCATGAACTTGAACACCTACCGTAACCGCGTCGGTTCGGTAGACATCAATGCAGAAACACAGTTGGTGTTACAGCGTCGTATGAAGCTGCAACAGGATATTCTCGCCCTACAGCAGCGCAAGCAAGAAGCAATCCGTCTGTTCCATTCCGAGCATCCCACCGTAAAAACTCTGGAAGATCAAGAAGACGCTCTACGCCGTGAACTTGCGGGAACCTCCAGCGAAGTAAAGAAGCTTCCCGCCACCCAGCAGGAAGTGCTTAAGTTGCAGAACCAGGTGGAACTGACAAAGGTCATGTACACCACCATGCTCAACAACATCCAGCAGTTGCGTCTCGTTTCTGCCGGTGAGGTCGGCTCGGTTCGAATCATTGATTTCGCCGAACAGGTGACAGTCCCCACAAAGCCAAAGAAGAAAGTTATCCTGTGCGTTGCCCTGTTCCTCGGATTCCTGTTGGGCGCAACAATCGTCTCGATCAAGTCTAAGTTTAGCAGTGGCGTCAAGAGCGCGAATTTCATCGAGAAAGAAACAGGCTTCACCGTTTATGCCAAGGTTCCCAAGGGCAATCCGAAGGGAACCAAGGGGACCCGTCCCCTGGCCGTGGTGGAACCAGACGACGTCGCAGTAGAATCGCTCCGAGCATTGCGTTCATCCCTTGAATTTTCAATGATGGACGAAGGAGGCTCCATTATCGGCGTAAGCGGCCTTATCCCCGGAGTGGGCAAGAGTTTTATCTCGGTAAACCTCGCCGCTCTGTTTGCCGGTCTCGGCAAGAAGGTGCTGCTCATTGACGCAGACCTGCGTAAGGGTCGTTTGCACAAGGAATTCGGCATCAAGCGCGGGGACGGACTTTCCCAGATACTCCTCCGCAAGGTGGAACCAGAAGACGTGATTTTCCCCACCGAAGTTGAGAACCTTTTTGTCATCCCGTGCGGCAATGTTCCCGCCAACCCGGCGGAACTCCTGGGGTCCAAGCATTATTCCGAAATAATCAACAAATTCAAGCAGGAATACGACCTCGTAATCGTCGACACTCCGCCCATTATGCTCGTCACCGACGCCGCGCTCGCCTGCCATGTCGCCGACCAGATCGTGATGGTCATTGAATTCAATAAGCATTCAATCGAAGCCATCAAGGACGGTATGTCGCAGATTCTCAAGGGCAACCCGCAGGCCCACGCCTCGATTGTCATCAACAAGTACGAGCACAGCCGCACCGAAGGCTACGGCTACAAGTACGGTAAGTACTAA
- the rfbA gene encoding glucose-1-phosphate thymidylyltransferase RfbA, protein MKGIVLAGGSGTRLYPLTMVTSKQLLPVYDKPMIYYPLSTLMLAGIRDILIISTPTDLPNFERLLGDGSTMGLHLSYKVQPSPDGLAQAFILGEEFIGNDCCAMVLGDNIFYGNGFSPLLKAAVKNAEEKGRASVFGYYVEDPERFGVVEFDDNGKVISVEEKPKEPKSNYAITGLYFYDNRVSKYAKAQKPSARGELEITDLNRVYLEQGELDVKLLGRGFAWLDTGTMDSLIEAGEFVKMVENRQGIQISAVEEIAYINGWISKEKLLESAAKYGKSPYGQHLRKVAEGKIKY, encoded by the coding sequence ATGAAAGGAATCGTTCTCGCCGGGGGCTCCGGAACAAGGCTTTATCCGCTGACCATGGTCACCAGTAAGCAGCTTTTGCCTGTTTACGATAAGCCCATGATCTACTACCCGTTGTCAACACTGATGCTCGCCGGCATTCGCGACATCCTGATTATCTCGACCCCGACGGACTTGCCCAACTTTGAACGACTCCTGGGCGACGGTTCTACCATGGGACTGCACCTAAGCTATAAGGTACAGCCTAGCCCTGATGGCCTTGCGCAAGCCTTTATCCTCGGCGAAGAATTTATCGGAAACGACTGTTGTGCGATGGTCCTTGGCGACAACATCTTCTACGGCAACGGTTTCAGCCCGCTCCTCAAGGCGGCAGTCAAGAATGCCGAAGAAAAAGGTCGTGCAAGTGTCTTCGGCTACTACGTCGAAGACCCGGAACGCTTTGGCGTCGTAGAATTTGACGACAACGGAAAGGTGATTTCTGTCGAAGAAAAGCCGAAAGAACCGAAGAGTAATTACGCGATTACGGGCCTCTACTTCTACGACAACCGAGTTTCCAAATATGCAAAGGCTCAGAAGCCCAGCGCTCGTGGCGAGCTTGAAATTACAGACCTCAACCGTGTTTACCTGGAACAAGGGGAACTCGACGTAAAACTGCTCGGCCGTGGTTTCGCCTGGCTTGATACCGGCACCATGGACAGCCTCATCGAAGCAGGCGAATTCGTGAAGATGGTCGAAAACCGCCAAGGAATCCAGATTAGCGCAGTCGAGGAAATTGCCTATATCAATGGTTGGATTAGCAAGGAAAAGCTCCTTGAATCCGCAGCCAAGTACGGCAAATCCCCCTACGGTCAACATCTGCGCAAAGTTGCAGAAGGAAAGATTAAGTATTAG
- a CDS encoding dTDP-glucose 4,6-dehydratase, which produces MKRSIVITGGAGFIGSHVVRLFVNKYPEYKIINLDKLTYAGNLANLKDIENKPNYKFVKMDICDFDAFYKLMQDEHVDGIIHLAAESHVDRSIKDPFTFAKTNVMGTLSLLQAAKLYWESLPEKYEGKRFYHISTDEVYGALKMNHPEGITPPFTTTASSSEHHLAYGDDFFYETTKYTPHSPYSASKAGSDHFVRAFHDTYGMPTIVTNCSNNYGPYQFPEKLIPLFINNIRHKKPLPVYGKGENVRDWLFVEDHARAIDVIFHNGKIAETYNIGGFNEWKNIDIIKVVIKTVDKLLGRAEGEDMNLITYVTDRLGHDARYAIDSTKLQKELGWEPSLQFEEGIEKTVRWYLDNQEWLDNITSGDYEKYYESMYKGK; this is translated from the coding sequence ATGAAACGATCCATTGTCATCACCGGCGGTGCAGGCTTTATCGGAAGCCATGTCGTTCGACTCTTTGTCAATAAGTATCCTGAATACAAGATTATCAACCTCGATAAGCTTACCTATGCGGGCAACCTCGCGAACTTGAAGGACATCGAGAACAAGCCGAACTACAAGTTCGTGAAGATGGATATCTGCGACTTTGACGCGTTCTACAAGCTCATGCAGGATGAGCATGTCGACGGTATCATCCACCTGGCAGCAGAAAGTCACGTGGACCGCTCCATCAAGGACCCGTTCACCTTCGCGAAGACCAACGTGATGGGAACTTTGAGCCTGTTGCAGGCCGCGAAACTTTACTGGGAATCCTTGCCCGAAAAGTACGAAGGCAAGCGTTTCTACCACATCTCTACCGACGAAGTCTATGGCGCTCTCAAGATGAACCACCCGGAAGGCATCACGCCCCCGTTCACCACGACGGCTTCCAGCTCCGAACATCACCTGGCCTACGGCGATGATTTCTTCTACGAGACCACAAAGTACACGCCGCATTCTCCGTATTCTGCATCCAAGGCGGGCTCCGACCACTTTGTGCGCGCGTTCCACGACACCTACGGCATGCCGACGATTGTCACGAACTGCAGCAACAACTACGGTCCGTACCAGTTCCCCGAAAAGCTGATTCCGCTATTCATCAACAACATCCGCCACAAGAAGCCGCTCCCGGTTTACGGCAAGGGCGAGAACGTCCGCGACTGGCTCTTCGTGGAAGACCACGCCCGCGCCATCGACGTGATTTTCCATAACGGCAAAATCGCCGAAACTTACAACATCGGCGGTTTCAATGAATGGAAGAACATCGACATCATCAAGGTCGTCATCAAGACTGTAGATAAGTTGCTCGGCCGCGCCGAAGGCGAGGACATGAACCTCATCACCTACGTGACGGACCGCCTGGGCCACGACGCCCGCTACGCCATTGACTCCACCAAGCTTCAGAAGGAGTTGGGCTGGGAACCGTCCCTGCAGTTCGAGGAAGGAATCGAGAAAACCGTGCGCTGGTACCTCGACAATCAGGAATGGCTGGACAACATCACCAGCGGCGACTACGAGAAGTATTACGAAAGTATGTACAAGGGAAAGTAG
- the rfbC gene encoding dTDP-4-dehydrorhamnose 3,5-epimerase, producing the protein MSKFNFIKTSIEGVTIIEPTVYGDHRGYFMETYNKAEFDAAGLNMVFVQDNESRSKKGVLRGLHFQKKNPQGKLVRVIEGEVFDVAVDLRKGSPTFGKWEGVTLSAENKKQFYIPEGFAHGFVVLSETATFVYKCTRLYDPKDEGGLMWNDPEIGIEWPVGNGFEPLLSEKDTKNPALKDLNFSFEL; encoded by the coding sequence ATGTCCAAATTCAACTTTATCAAAACCTCCATCGAGGGCGTGACAATCATCGAGCCGACGGTCTATGGCGACCATCGCGGCTATTTTATGGAAACCTACAACAAGGCTGAATTCGACGCAGCCGGCTTAAACATGGTTTTCGTACAAGATAACGAATCCAGAAGCAAAAAGGGCGTGCTTCGCGGGCTCCACTTCCAGAAAAAGAATCCGCAGGGTAAGCTCGTGCGCGTCATCGAAGGTGAAGTCTTTGACGTCGCTGTAGACCTGCGCAAGGGAAGTCCCACGTTCGGCAAGTGGGAAGGCGTCACGCTTTCTGCCGAAAACAAGAAGCAGTTCTACATTCCCGAAGGTTTTGCCCACGGTTTCGTGGTGCTCAGCGAAACAGCGACTTTCGTGTACAAGTGCACTCGTCTCTACGACCCGAAAGACGAAGGCGGCCTGATGTGGAACGACCCTGAAATCGGCATCGAGTGGCCGGTAGGCAACGGCTTCGAGCCGCTTCTCAGCGAAAAGGATACGAAGAACCCTGCTCTTAAGGATTTGAATTTTTCTTTCGAGCTTTAA
- a CDS encoding low molecular weight protein-tyrosine-phosphatase, with translation MKHILVVCTGNICRSPTGEYCLKKELGPEFEVMSAGLGALVDHPAHELSQKIALEHGIDMSAHRARQINLDILKWADLILVMENGHKMELLHRYPWLEGKVFRYGEPQRVDVPDPYRRPENAFVLAWNFISKLTPYWVEKIKQSEGQA, from the coding sequence ATGAAACACATTCTAGTTGTATGCACAGGTAATATTTGTCGAAGCCCTACAGGCGAATACTGCCTCAAGAAAGAATTGGGCCCTGAATTTGAAGTGATGAGTGCCGGCCTCGGGGCATTGGTTGACCATCCCGCACATGAACTCAGCCAAAAAATCGCGCTGGAGCATGGCATCGATATGAGCGCACATCGAGCCCGTCAAATCAATCTGGACATCCTTAAGTGGGCCGATTTGATTCTCGTTATGGAAAATGGCCACAAGATGGAGCTCCTGCACCGCTATCCGTGGCTAGAAGGCAAAGTTTTCCGCTATGGTGAACCTCAGCGGGTCGACGTTCCCGACCCGTACCGCCGTCCCGAGAACGCCTTTGTTCTCGCATGGAACTTCATCTCCAAGCTGACTCCTTATTGGGTTGAAAAAATCAAACAAAGTGAAGGCCAGGCATAG